In one Mucilaginibacter ginsenosidivorax genomic region, the following are encoded:
- a CDS encoding helix-turn-helix domain-containing protein yields MANEIPGVNMEALRLQGFKVHELPSIVNIPAAHGRRDFYKMGLVSGEMAIDYGGQILELNGTVLFFVNPKVPRSVVRRSMNATGYACIFTESFMPAIVKRSPLWNTGDSPMIRLNSEQAAFMTGIFQKMLAVHHSDYSLKADLIKNCIELIIHEALSIQPPAYTLQNGAARLTHLFMDLLERQFPIEHAAEPLKLRTAQNFADILTVHVNYLNRSVKETTGKPTSVHIAERVAAEAKALLKHSDWSIAEIAYALGFNYPTYFNNYFKRLTGATPNSFRKV; encoded by the coding sequence CCTGCTGCCCATGGCAGACGCGATTTTTATAAAATGGGTTTGGTCAGCGGTGAAATGGCCATTGATTATGGCGGTCAGATCCTGGAGTTAAACGGTACGGTGTTGTTTTTTGTAAACCCCAAGGTGCCGCGTTCGGTGGTACGGCGTTCAATGAATGCCACGGGTTATGCGTGTATCTTTACCGAATCGTTTATGCCCGCCATCGTGAAGCGGTCGCCGTTATGGAATACAGGCGATAGCCCGATGATCCGACTGAATAGCGAACAGGCCGCTTTTATGACGGGCATTTTTCAAAAGATGCTGGCTGTTCATCATAGCGATTATAGCTTAAAGGCCGACCTGATCAAAAATTGTATTGAACTGATCATTCATGAAGCATTGAGTATACAGCCTCCTGCATACACTTTGCAGAACGGCGCGGCACGGCTTACGCATTTGTTCATGGACTTGTTGGAGCGGCAATTCCCTATCGAACATGCGGCAGAACCGCTCAAATTAAGAACAGCGCAAAACTTTGCAGATATCCTGACAGTACACGTTAACTACCTTAACCGCTCGGTAAAGGAAACAACCGGCAAGCCCACCTCGGTACATATTGCCGAGCGTGTTGCTGCCGAGGCCAAAGCCTTGTTAAAGCATTCTGACTGGAGCATAGCCGAAATAGCCTACGCGTTGGGATTTAATTACCCAACCTATTTTAATAATTACTTTAAGCGCCTGACTGGTGCCACACCCAACTCTTTTAGAAAGGTTTGA